From one Flavobacterium kingsejongi genomic stretch:
- the tssO gene encoding type VI secretion system TssO yields MDILNKKERTSAFLLFLLMFIITTGVLILAIFFNYRLPLKENEVLKAENDKILTEFNFQKKFSDKVEHIGVLIDSLDKAPESFQFIEQSINYELVELKEKIPVDSDQSLKLYENVIITINDLVKAKKLLLQVNDSKKEIDQLNNQIKAYEDENKDLIRELQIARQLGSRAN; encoded by the coding sequence AAAAAGAGCGTACTTCTGCGTTCCTGCTTTTTCTTCTGATGTTTATCATCACTACAGGTGTATTGATCCTGGCAATATTTTTCAATTACAGGCTTCCTTTAAAGGAAAATGAAGTACTGAAAGCCGAAAATGATAAAATCCTGACGGAATTTAATTTCCAGAAAAAATTCTCCGATAAAGTCGAACACATCGGCGTACTGATTGATTCATTAGATAAAGCACCGGAAAGCTTCCAGTTTATCGAGCAGTCTATCAATTACGAACTGGTGGAGTTGAAAGAGAAAATTCCAGTAGATTCTGATCAGAGCCTTAAATTGTATGAAAATGTTATCATTACTATTAATGACCTTGTAAAAGCCAAAAAACTATTGCTGCAGGTGAACGATTCCAAAAAGGAAATAGACCAGCTTAACAACCAGATCAAGGCCTATGAAGATGAGAATAAAGATTTAATACGGGAATTACAAATCGCAAGACAACTCGGCAGCAGAGCTAACTAA